The Pomacea canaliculata isolate SZHN2017 linkage group LG14, ASM307304v1, whole genome shotgun sequence genomic sequence GTGATAAACTAAGAGCCTTTTTAATTAGTGCCATGATGTtctatacatacacatgcatgcaaggAGATCCACTTTCAAAAATTCTGAATATAACCATGTGAATCAGCACATTTCTAAGTTAAAGCAAAAGGCTTTGATCTACTAACCACAAACAGTACAGCACAGCACAAGCAATAACTATATTTCTATCATATTATATATCATAATAAATAGCTTCTAGTACCATCTGCATGGATGCAAGAAAGTAATGGTACATAAACCTCTGCATCACTGTTTGACCACTTGGTTTGACCATCAATGGAAAAATTTAACTCCAGCATGGATTTTGGAatgaaatggaaaatgaaatgGTTAGTCTGTTATGTAATATATAAAGACTGAACATTTCATTTCATATGAACTGATTAGTTAGTTAACATTCTGCATATTCAAATGTAATTCTTTTATGCTTACTTAGCTTATTTGGGTACAgttataaaaacaatgaaaagcaaAAGGAAATGATAGAATAGTTCCAAAGTGATATAAAATTAGTCATcaacaattataaaatatgaCTCACCAAAAAAATGCCTTTGAAAAAATGTTCGCGGAGAGCATTGGATTTGGATTGAAATGTCGTAGAGATTCATCCattctgacttttttgtttttatatgtttatgcttGCAGCTCACATACTCCTGTCACAGAGTGGTCAGCTTTACTGTGTGAAGAGCTAATATATCGTCGTCTGCCGCGAACTCCAAATTTGAGTATTTTACGAATCGAGCACTTTGACGTTAATGTAGATTAAGGATTAATGTTTGCGTAAAATGGAATTTTCTAGTATATCTAACCTCCATCATTTTAATTGTTCACAGATGTTTAAATATCCGTATTGTAAAACTCAAGATGAATATTCCACTCTAGTGCactattttcttcatatttctgtGGTCGTCTATGAGTAACGCCgaaaacagcagacgacaaacagTGGGTCTTCCTTAGTCACAAATGaatcacaaaaatgtatttacaaaaataattgtaagaCTAACTTTAAATGTAGATTTCTgcatcttttttccttcttcatccAGGTCTTCATCTTTTAGTAAAATACCCCTGTAGTCTTGTATACGAAACTAGTCTAGTCACGTCACTGGACTCTACGTTGTTTAGTCAACATGGCGGAGCCGCAAGGTAACCTCTTGTGTCAACATATTATTTAGTTATAACATGCATAATGGTTTGTAATTAATCTTCAAAAAATAACTTCCACCTTAAAAATTGTGCCTTTCATTATGATATCTTCTACTTAAACACCATAATCATTAGAGAATAAACATAAGACGAATTTCTGAAATTAACAGCTAATTCTGTGTTATTGTCAATACCACGATCAGTATTACAGAGAACAGTCATTAGCTTAGTTATAAACATCCGATAATAAAGTTTTTGGTTCGTTTCCTGTTTAACTAGACGACTACATGCACAGACTGCGCATtactaatgataataaaatcttTCCATTCCCTGCCAGATTTCTTTTCCCTCACCTGATTAGCATCGTCACTTAATTACGTTCAGACTCAAAGCTGGTCAAAGTTAGAGACTCTTATGGCGCAGTAATCACTGAAATGGGTGTTGTTCTGCTTCATGTTTAACTGTACTACTAATTGCATATCAtatttgtaacttttaaaagaatgatGAAATGTCATGTACTGATGTGAACAATTCACTAAAAAGGCTGCTCCTTTTTTTATCTGTGTACTCCGTTAAGCATGATACATGTGATTTATAGCTATACAAGGAAGTTACtatatttcaatatatattactaCTGATTAAAGCTAAAAATGGTCGGGTGTGTTATATCAGTACATTCACtcactttgctttatttataagataaacattatgtaaaagaaacccaaaaatTAAGATGATAAACTGTCTCTTTGGTAGAAAATAATACTGATTATTTTTAGAGGTGATGCAGTTATTGGGGGACTACATGCTGTTGGCTTCTCCTCACCTCACCCCTGCCAAAGCTATATTTTACTACCcaatgtttttaattgtatttttcatattgtttcGTCAAAATATGTTGGATAGTCATATGATCAACTGAGAAAGCAATTTAGAAATATGATTTGAGTATGTCTTGTGCCTAATCATTCCACTTCAATGCATGAgttgaaatcagcattttagaaaagtcaaaagGATAAGTATTTCCAATGGTCCCATTGGAAATAACAACAGCTTTAATTTGATCCCTTAGTGGGATTGTTTcttctacaatatttttattgttaacaaaGAACTTTTTGATTATATTGACATTGTATTGTGTTTCTTGCAGTGTTTGAGCTGCGTTGTGGTGTGATGACTTATGCATGGGGCAAAATTGGTGCTGATAGTGAGGTTGCAAAACTTAAAGCCAGTGTTGATCCCACATTTAAGATTGACCCCACTGAAAAGTATGCCGAGGTAAAACAATTCTTGTCTTTTCTGATCACTGAATTTTCATAATCTCTtagcatacatgtgtgtgtgtgtgtgcgtgcaagtAAAAGAGAGAGGTGCAAAAATACTGTTATCCCTTTTTAATGCTGTATTTATAAAGCAGTGTTGGAtcaaatatctttattattttatttgtaaaagtagCAATTTTTCTTAAGTATTATATTTATTGAACATTATGTATGGATAGTAAGTAATAGTTATACTATTAGTGAGTGCATGCATGAACAACATGCTTACAATGGAGGGAgcaagaggaaaacaaaagaaattggTATGCATTAGtatcttataaaataaaaatttctttcattagTTGTGGATGGGAACACATCCCAACTGCCCATCCTATGCAGTTAGAAAAGGGAAAGAGGATGTGGCACTACTAGACTGGATTGAGGCCAACCCAGACAGTCTTGGACAGAAGGTTAAGGATTACTTCAAAATGAAGCTGCCATTCCTGTTCAAAGTGCTATCAGTCAGGACATCACTTTCCATCCAAACTCACCCAAATAAGGTATGttgctgtattttctttatcaaaacCTTTGAATAGATTAAAATATGCTTCTTTAAGTAGACAAATATGggcaaacatttttacatgacGGTTAGTataaactttgccaaacttagacacattcatctttatttgtcctattaaaaacagcttttaaaaaaagtttgttaacatgggttttttttttaaagtgcataaattattaaaatgggACAAAGCTATCctttagatcagtggttctcaaagtatttcggactacggaccactttacttaagtaaaaaatatggcagaccaccaaaaaatcagtctgtactatgaatttcaaatttaaactgccacatttgtttcattacaattcaaaactaaatgtcctttttgtgacagtagtatagtaataagttgacataaaactatgtacctcgttatttgtaattaaaatggtaatgcgaggaatgcatcactttaaacatcactttgctgacatatgacgactgcagccacggaccacctgacctatacccacggaccacactttgagaaccactgcttacTTCAAATGTTGTAAAAGAACAAAGTGTCTACTTGTCTAACACAAAATTAGTGAATATAGAAATGGCCTGATAGTGATGGAAAATGTGTGATATCTTTTCTTGCAGGCAGATGCTGAGGAATTATTTAGGAAAAGGCCTGACTTATACAAAGATGACAACCATAAGCCAGAGCTTGCTATTGCTCTGACCCCTTTTGTTGGGCTTTGTGGTTTCCGTCCTATTACCGAAATTGCAGATTACTTTCAGAGTAAGAAAAACTTTCATTAGCATCCATTTTTTGTGCTTGATATTTAGATCTTaatacagaattttaaaatgaaaatttatcatCAAGCATCTGGTAAAAGGGCAgtccggtggtgcaacagttagcgcctgtcaccaatacagtgagggttggctgccctgggttcggctctcgtctcgggcatctgtttatagggttGGCTGCCttaccgtgatatagccttagttgctgacggCATAAAAAAACCAAtttcccctctcccccccaTCTGGTAAAAATCTTTAAGTACCTCAATGCTTATTTATAGGTTGTTTTTATATGGCATTACAATAACTAGTACTGTTCCCTTTTTTTCCATCTTGCCACATTTTGATCACTTGAGTGTTTCTCCATTCTCTTTTATACTTATATCatagtcattattattattgtttttttaattaggaaTTGAAGAACTGCGGAATGTTGTGGGACCACAGCTTTGTGTAAAGCTTATGACCAACAGCCGCAGCTTGACTCCCCAAACTCACTGTGAAGCTATGAGAGCAACATTTTCGGGTCTTAttgagaaggagaaggagacaGTTAAGATTGAGCTAGAAAAACTTGTGAAAAAAGTCCAAGCAATGAGTGAGTTACTTATATCACATGCGGACATTAATAAACTTTTGCTTCAGCTCACAAATCAACTTGAAAAGAGTACTTCTGTTATAGATACAAATGATTTTATAATTCTTGATCTGTAATCAAACAACTGCTATGATGTAATTTTAAAGTACTGTGCCACAGTTAGCTGTACAAGTCCCATTTGTCAGAACAGCAAGTGTAAGacaacctttaaaaaaacatcaaagcaaTTTTTTGTTGTGAAAGTATTTGTCAAAAATCTTGCAGAGAAGAAGGGTGAGGATATATCACCCTACGTTGGTGACATTTTGTTGAAGCTGCATGAAGAGTTTCCTGGGGATGCAGGGGCATTTGCCATTTATTTCCTAAACGTTGTGAGACTGCAGCCAGGAGAAGCAATGTTCCTGCGGGCAAGAATCCCACATGCATACTTATCAGGTGGTAAGTGGTCCATTTTGTGTCTCTTTAGAGATTGAAAAGGGATTCCTGTGCCGCCAGAAGTTAGTCATCCATTCTGCCACTAAGCATGGCAAGAGGCAGTGTTAGTGAAATAATCAGTCTTGAGATATGGAATGGagactatattttaaaaaaaattattggtgGGTGGTGGAAGGCATGATCCATTATTTTGTGGGGAAACAGTTTAAATGATTTTGAATTCTGCCCAAAATCAGGATCACATTAAGaagatataataaaaaataattattatgatgAAACCTGGAACAAGTCTGTGGCAGACAACGACAGATGAGTAACCACTTTCATTGCAGACTGCATGGAGTGCATGGCATGCTCAGACAATGTTGTGAGGGCAGGACTGACTTTCAAGTATATAGACAAACACACGCTAGTCTCAATGCTGGACTATGTGGGCTACCCGATGAACCGCATGAAATTTGTTGGAGTGGAGGATGTAAATGACATCACAGTTACCTCCTTTCATCCCGCTGATATTGTGGACTTTGGTGTAGCAAAATACGAGGTAGGATCATTTTGAATTCCGTTACAATTGCTGTTCCATTTGCACATTATCATAATTATGCTAAATAGTAAAGAATTCATGATACTGGATTAAAAGATTTCCCTGTTCACTAAACTGAGTACTATATCACTTCAATTGTAAAACTCAAATATGTTGAAGACAAGCatattttcaataaagtttttgtcagaaatgtaaaataaaatttagaaattaaGAAGTACACTTGTCTGTTCATTCGTTTTTATCTGTAGGCACCACCTAAAGTGAAAGAGTTCCGAATGGCCCCTTTACAAAGTGCCAGCATCTCCATTGTCATACAGGGAAAAGGAAAGGCTAGTAACAGTACCCTACCAGATCCCATTGAGCTGCGTCGTGGTACTGTGTTTTTTATGGCTGCCATGCAGGAGGTTACCATAAATCTTGCAGACGAGGGCATGCTGCTGTTTCGAGCATATTCTACAATCTAATAGTAACTAGCATGATGTTGATGCCATTGCCCttctaataaaaacaaagcctGGGATATACTTGATAAGAATCATTGCTGTGCACTTGTGAGCTGTTTATGCCGAAAAGTCAGCATTGCCTATTCTCTTTAACTGCAATGATcagtttaaattttatatttgtgggTTGCTCTTTTCTTTAAGACTTTTCATGAGCTTGAGAGTGTCTTAGATGGGCATATCTTTCTTCTCAAATGAGTAGATGCCTTTTATTTCTAGTCTTGAAGTAAA encodes the following:
- the LOC112555878 gene encoding mannose-6-phosphate isomerase-like isoform X2, giving the protein MMNHYLFELRCGVMTYAWGKIGADSEVAKLKASVDPTFKIDPTEKYAELWMGTHPNCPSYAVRKGKEDVALLDWIEANPDSLGQKVKDYFKMKLPFLFKVLSVRTSLSIQTHPNKADAEELFRKRPDLYKDDNHKPELAIALTPFVGLCGFRPITEIADYFQRIEELRNVVGPQLCVKLMTNSRSLTPQTHCEAMRATFSGLIEKEKETVKIELEKLVKKVQAMKKKGEDISPYVGDILLKLHEEFPGDAGAFAIYFLNVVRLQPGEAMFLRARIPHAYLSGDCMECMACSDNVVRAGLTFKYIDKHTLVSMLDYVGYPMNRMKFVGVEDVNDITVTSFHPADIVDFGVAKYEAPPKVKEFRMAPLQSASISIVIQGKGKASNSTLPDPIELRRGTVFFMAAMQEVTINLADEGMLLFRAYSTI
- the LOC112555878 gene encoding mannose-6-phosphate isomerase-like isoform X1: MAEPQVFELRCGVMTYAWGKIGADSEVAKLKASVDPTFKIDPTEKYAELWMGTHPNCPSYAVRKGKEDVALLDWIEANPDSLGQKVKDYFKMKLPFLFKVLSVRTSLSIQTHPNKADAEELFRKRPDLYKDDNHKPELAIALTPFVGLCGFRPITEIADYFQRIEELRNVVGPQLCVKLMTNSRSLTPQTHCEAMRATFSGLIEKEKETVKIELEKLVKKVQAMKKKGEDISPYVGDILLKLHEEFPGDAGAFAIYFLNVVRLQPGEAMFLRARIPHAYLSGDCMECMACSDNVVRAGLTFKYIDKHTLVSMLDYVGYPMNRMKFVGVEDVNDITVTSFHPADIVDFGVAKYEAPPKVKEFRMAPLQSASISIVIQGKGKASNSTLPDPIELRRGTVFFMAAMQEVTINLADEGMLLFRAYSTI